GGCAAAGTTCTTCCTCGATGTACGAGGTCCCGGTTCTCCATATAGTGGTGAATACAATCAATCTTTTACAAAAGTAGTAGACCAGCACGAAGCAAAAGGTCATGCTGTAAGAGCGACTTATATGTACACCGGCATGGCAGATGTAGCTGCACTCACAGGTGATCAGCAATACCTGCATGCCATCGATGATATATGGAATGATGTGGTAAATAAAAAACTCTACATTACCGGAGGCATTGGTGCTACCGGCAATGGCGAAGCATTTGGACAGGCATACGAACTTCCGAATATGAGTGCCTATGCAGAGACCTGCGCTGCTATCGCGAACGTATACTGGAATAGCAGGATGTTCCTGCTGCATGGCGATGCGAAATACATTGATGTACTGGAACGTACTTTATACAATGGATTATTATCCGGCGTATCACTCTCAGGAGATCGGTTCTTTTATCCGAATCCATTAGCGTCTATGGGACAGCATCAAAGAAGTGCGTGGTTCGGTTGTGCCTGTTGTATTTCAAATATGACGAGGTTCCTGCCCTCTATGCCCGGATATATTTACGCCCAGAACCAAAACAATCTCTACATAAATCTCTTTGCTGGTAATACAGCTTCTATCAAATTACCTGTTGGTGCAGTGCAGATCACACAAACCACCAATTACCCATGGGATGGACAGGTCGATATTGCAGTGGCACCTGCCAAAGCAGCTAACTTCGCACTGCATATCCGTATTCCTGAATGGGCAAAAGGTACCCCTGTACCGGGCAACTTATACTACGACGCAGATAGTGCAAGTCTGCCCAAACTGGCCATACTGCTGAATGGTAAACCTGCCAGTTACAAAATGGAAAAAGGTTATGCTGTCATTGCGCGTAACTGGAAGGCCGGTGATAAAATAAGACTTGACTTCCCCATGAGCGTACAAAAGATTATGGCCAACGATCAGGTAGTTGCCGATAAAAAACGTTTTGCACTGGAACGTGGTCCTATCATGTATTGCCTGGAAGGTCCGGATAATAAAGATGCTACTGTACAAAATATTGTAGTTGATAAAAATGCTGCTGTGAATGCTGTTTATAAACCTGACATGCTGAATGGTGTAACCGTATTGCAGATGAATGGTAGTTCTTCCAGCCGGCAGTTAAACAGTGATAAACTTATTACTGATACCCAAACAGTAACAGCTATTCCCTACTACGCATGGGCAAATCGTGGCCCCGGCGAAATGGCTGTATGGATTCCATACGAAGCCTCTGCGGCCAGGCCCAAGCCAGCTCCGACCATTGCCTCCAAAGCAAAAGTAAGCGCCAGCATAAAAAACAAACGGATGTTCATGGCGCTGAATGATCAGTACGATCCTTTGGATTCTCATGACAACAGTTCACTCTACCTGCATTGGTGGCCAAAACAGGATACGCTGGAATGGGTGCAGTACGATTTTGATCAGGCGTATACAATTTCCGGTTCTAAAGTTTACTGGTATGATGACGGACCTTTCGGTGGATGTCGTATTCCTGCATCCTGGAAACTCTATTATAAAAAGGGGGATGAATGGATACCTGTCGTAAATAAAACACCTTACGAAATAGCAAAAGACAAATACAATAGCGTAACATTTGAACCTGTTAACACCACTGCTTTAAGGCTGGAAGTACAGTTGCCAAAAGACAATTCATCAGGTATTCACGAATGGAGTGTACAGTGATAAGAACCTTTGCACTATTTATAATTTGCTTAGTTGCACAAAGCGATCAGTTTACCAGCACCC
This Chitinophaga sancti DNA region includes the following protein-coding sequences:
- a CDS encoding glycoside hydrolase family 127 protein, which codes for MKIKTLIIATTGFCSTLQAQVKKDYPIQPVAFTQVQVSDNFWAPKIRVNAEVTIPYTLEQCRKTGRIDNFRRAAHTIPGDSMTEYTFDDTDLYKVIEGASYGLQVKKNPELEKYLDSLITIIGAAQEKDGYLYTFRTVHAAHPHPWIGTKRWEMEEDLSHELYNAGHLYEAAVAHYQATGKKTLLNIAIKNADLLVKTLGYGKEEKWPGHQIVETGLTKLYRVTGDTAYLHLAKFFLDVRGPGSPYSGEYNQSFTKVVDQHEAKGHAVRATYMYTGMADVAALTGDQQYLHAIDDIWNDVVNKKLYITGGIGATGNGEAFGQAYELPNMSAYAETCAAIANVYWNSRMFLLHGDAKYIDVLERTLYNGLLSGVSLSGDRFFYPNPLASMGQHQRSAWFGCACCISNMTRFLPSMPGYIYAQNQNNLYINLFAGNTASIKLPVGAVQITQTTNYPWDGQVDIAVAPAKAANFALHIRIPEWAKGTPVPGNLYYDADSASLPKLAILLNGKPASYKMEKGYAVIARNWKAGDKIRLDFPMSVQKIMANDQVVADKKRFALERGPIMYCLEGPDNKDATVQNIVVDKNAAVNAVYKPDMLNGVTVLQMNGSSSSRQLNSDKLITDTQTVTAIPYYAWANRGPGEMAVWIPYEASAARPKPAPTIASKAKVSASIKNKRMFMALNDQYDPLDSHDNSSLYLHWWPKQDTLEWVQYDFDQAYTISGSKVYWYDDGPFGGCRIPASWKLYYKKGDEWIPVVNKTPYEIAKDKYNSVTFEPVNTTALRLEVQLPKDNSSGIHEWSVQ